GATATTCGAAGCGCCCGTATACCTAATTTCCTGACATACTCAGCCATGGCCTCGGCCCTGGTCTGTCGCTTCGCATTTCTTGGATGGCGCGGGCTGGTGGATGGAACCGCGGGCTTGCTGATCGCAGGAGGAGTCTTCTTTCTCCTGTTTGTCATTCGCGCTATGGGCGGAGGCGACGTGAAGCTGATGGCCGCAGTGGGAGCCTGGGTAGGTCTTCCAAATGTTGGCCGCGCTCTTATTGCTTCAGCGCTGTGCGGTGGCCTGATGGCAGTCGGCTACATGATCTTCCTGAAGCGGTTCCGTTCTACTCTCAGTAACGTTGTTTCGCTAATCCGCTTTCATGCC
The Edaphobacter bradus genome window above contains:
- a CDS encoding A24 family peptidase, with product MTQSGFLAGAAIVALCGALFDIRSARIPNFLTYSAMASALVCRFAFLGWRGLVDGTAGLLIAGGVFFLLFVIRAMGGGDVKLMAAVGAWVGLPNVGRALIASALCGGLMAVGYMIFLKRFRSTLSNVVSLIRFHAVMGAEPHPEINLANPSAVRMPYGVAIALGSLSLLLPGIWKG